CGAGCAGCTCCAGCGACGGCTCCTCGAGCTGCAGCCGATCTCGTATCTCTTCCAGTTCGCGCAGCCGGTGCTCCACGATGCGAATCTCCTCGGCATCGAGCATTCCCCGGTCGGCCTCTATGCGTTCGTGCCGGGCCTCCGCGCGTGGCATTGGAGCGACGCGGCCGCGAGGCCCTGAGGGATGCGTTCGAGGCTCGCGCCGCGGCTCGCGGTCGCGGCGCTCACCCTTTTCCTCGTCACGTTCGCGGTGTTCGGACTTCTATGCGCACTCCCCGGCGATCCGCTCTCCGTCGAAGGCGAGCACGCTCTTCCTCCCGCGTACATCGCCGCGCTGCGCGCGCAGTTTCATCTCGACGATCCGTGGCCCGTCCGATACGGCCGCTGGCTCGCCGACGTGGCGCGGGGCCGGTTCGGCTTCTCGGAGATCGAGCAGCGACCCGTCGCGACGATCCTGGCGGAGCGGCTCCCCGTCTCGGTCGCGCTCAACGCCGCCGCGCTCGCGGTGACGTTCGCGCTCGCGGTACCGCTCGGGATCCTCGGCGCATGGCGGCCCGGGGGAAGATGGGACCGGTTCGGTGCCACCGCGACGACGGCGCTCTACGCGGTGCCGGTCTTCTGGATGGCGCTCGTCCTCCAGTGGATCTTCTCGGTTCGCCTCGGATGGCTGCCGCTCTTCGGAACGTCGAGCGACGCCGCGGGATCGGCGTTCGGCCGGCTTGCGGACGCGATTCGCCATGGGATCCTCCCGGTCGCCTGCCTCTCGTACGGCGGGATCGCGTACGTCTCGCGTTTCACCCGCGTGACGCTCGTCGAGAACACCGGCGAGACGGCCGGCCGCGGCGCGCGCGCGCGTGGGGTCTCGGCACTGCGCTACGTGGGGACGCACGGCCTCGCCCAGGCGAGCGTGCCGCTCCTGACCCTCCTCGGCTTCCTGATCCCGCGCCTGGTCGGAGGGTCGATCCTCGTCGAGCAGGTGTTCGGAATTCCCGGGCTCGGCCAGCTTCTCTGGAACGCGATCCTCGCGCGGGACCTCGCCGTCGTGCTCGCGCTCACGCTCGTCTCCGGCGTCGCGACCCTCGGCGGGGTCACCCTCGCCGATCTGCTCGCGGCCAAGCTCGATCCGAGGCTCAGGCGTGCGGCGTAAGCGCGCGGCGTTCGTCGGTGTGGCGCTCGTCGGGCTCATCGTCGCGGGCGCGCTCGTCGCGCCGTGGGTCGCGCCGCACCCCGACCGCGGCGATCTCGGTGCCGTCCTCGAGGCGCCGTCCTCGGTTCACTGGATGGGAACGGACGGCAACGGGCGCGACGTCTTCTCGAGGCTGCTTCACGGCGCGCGGGTCTCGCTCACCGTCGGCTTCACCGCGGCCGCGCTCTCGCTTCTCGTCGGGCTGCCGGCCGGAGCCGCGGCCGGATGGCGCGGGGGCCTGCCCGACGCCGTCGTCGGCCGCGTGATCGAAACGGCGATGTGCTTTCCCGCGATCGTCGTCACCGTCGCGCTCTTGAGCACGGATCCAGCCTGGCTTCGGGCGCTCCCGGAAACGCTGAAGATCGCGATCGCGCTGGCCGTCGTCGGATGGACGCCCGCCGCCCGCTATCTTCGCGCGGAGTTTCAGAGGCTCCGGGGCGGCGACGCCGTGCTCGCGGCCCGCGCCGCCGGAGCGGGCGAGCTCCGCATCGTCCTTGTCCACCTCCTCCCGCGAAGCTTGGCCCCGGTGCTCGTCACGCTGTCGTTCGCGGTCGGAGCGTCGTCGCTCGCCGAGGCGACCCTGTCGTTCTTAGGGGTCGGGATCGCCCCGCCCACGGCGAGCTGGGGCGAGATGCTCTTCCAGGCGCAGCACCACGTCGGGCGCGCGTGGTGGCTCGCCCTCTTCCCCGGGCTGTCTCTTTTCACCTTGGTGCTCGGCTGCAACCGGCTGGCCGAGGGGATCCGCGATTGGATGGACCCGCAGTCCCGCCTCGTCTGACGCTCGCGCGGCTCGCTCGCGAGCTGGCGGTCGTGCTGCTGGTCGCGGCGGCGGGCGTTTTCGCGGTCACCCGTTGGGTCGTCACGCCGTGGCGGGTCGAGGGCTCGTCGATGGAGCCGGCGCTGCACGACGGCGACCGTGTGCTCGTCGACTTGTGGTCCCTGGGCCGCCGACCTCCCCGTCCTCGCGAGGTTGTGGTGCTCCGTGGCCCGGGTGATGAGGAGATCGTCAAGCGCGTCGCGCGCGACCCCTATCCCGGAGGGGTGACCTACCCTCCCGCATGGATCGCGCCGGACTCGCCGCTAGAGTCGAGCTATGTCGTCCTCGGCGACAACGCCGCCGCCTCGAGCGACAGCCGTACCTTTGGACCTGTCCCCCGGCATCGCATCGAGGGGCGGGTCGTCTGGCGCTACTGGCCGCCGTCTGCCTGGGGCTCGATCGAGTAGAGGCGGGGAGTCTCGTTGCCGGCGCCTCCCTGCCGGTACCCGTCGAGATCGACGACCACGGAGCGGAAGCCGGCGGATCTCAAGCCGGCGACGACGGAGTCCCGGGTGCCCGGCTCGCGGAAGCGCGGCACGTCCGGCAGATCGACCTCGATGCGCGCCGTCTCGCCATGGTCGCGAACGCGGACCCGTCCGAAGCCGAGGGCGGTGAGCACCGCTTCCGCCGCGGCGATCCGGCGAAGGACGGGTTCCGAGACGGGCGTCCCGACCGGCACGCGCGACGCGAGGCACGCGCTCGCGGGCTTGGCGCTTATAGGTAACCCATAGTGAATCGCCAATCTTCTAACGTCACTTTTGCCTATGTTCGCCTCCAGGAGCGGAGCCAGGACGCCCAGCGCCCGGGCCGCCTCCATGCCGGGGCGATGATCGCCGAGGTCGTCGACGATGGCGCCGTAGGCGATCGCTTCGAAGCCACGCGCCGAGGCGAGGCTCGCGAGGCCCTCGAACAGCTCCGTCCTGCAGTGGAAGCACCGGTCGCCGGCGTTGGCGCGGT
The Candidatus Polarisedimenticolaceae bacterium DNA segment above includes these coding regions:
- a CDS encoding ABC transporter permease encodes the protein MRSRLAPRLAVAALTLFLVTFAVFGLLCALPGDPLSVEGEHALPPAYIAALRAQFHLDDPWPVRYGRWLADVARGRFGFSEIEQRPVATILAERLPVSVALNAAALAVTFALAVPLGILGAWRPGGRWDRFGATATTALYAVPVFWMALVLQWIFSVRLGWLPLFGTSSDAAGSAFGRLADAIRHGILPVACLSYGGIAYVSRFTRVTLVENTGETAGRGARARGVSALRYVGTHGLAQASVPLLTLLGFLIPRLVGGSILVEQVFGIPGLGQLLWNAILARDLAVVLALTLVSGVATLGGVTLADLLAAKLDPRLRRAA
- a CDS encoding S26 family signal peptidase — protein: MDGPAVPPRLTLARLARELAVVLLVAAAGVFAVTRWVVTPWRVEGSSMEPALHDGDRVLVDLWSLGRRPPRPREVVVLRGPGDEEIVKRVARDPYPGGVTYPPAWIAPDSPLESSYVVLGDNAAASSDSRTFGPVPRHRIEGRVVWRYWPPSAWGSIE
- a CDS encoding ABC transporter permease — encoded protein: MRRKRAAFVGVALVGLIVAGALVAPWVAPHPDRGDLGAVLEAPSSVHWMGTDGNGRDVFSRLLHGARVSLTVGFTAAALSLLVGLPAGAAAGWRGGLPDAVVGRVIETAMCFPAIVVTVALLSTDPAWLRALPETLKIAIALAVVGWTPAARYLRAEFQRLRGGDAVLAARAAGAGELRIVLVHLLPRSLAPVLVTLSFAVGASSLAEATLSFLGVGIAPPTASWGEMLFQAQHHVGRAWWLALFPGLSLFTLVLGCNRLAEGIRDWMDPQSRLV
- the larE gene encoding ATP-dependent sacrificial sulfur transferase LarE, giving the protein MGRAVPDLDPVLESKKKEAAEVLRDAGRVVIALSGGVDSAVLLAVACEALGAANVLAVTGRSPAVTGGEVADACDVARVLGVPHETLETHELEREGYRANAGDRCFHCRTELFEGLASLASARGFEAIAYGAIVDDLGDHRPGMEAARALGVLAPLLEANIGKSDVRRLAIHYGLPISAKPASACLASRVPVGTPVSEPVLRRIAAAEAVLTALGFGRVRVRDHGETARIEVDLPDVPRFREPGTRDSVVAGLRSAGFRSVVVDLDGYRQGGAGNETPRLYSIEPQADGGQ